One segment of Rhodothermus bifroesti DNA contains the following:
- the modB gene encoding molybdate ABC transporter permease subunit has translation MDWMAAGVTLRLAAWTTGVLLVIGLPLAYWLATTRFPGRGVIEALVTLPLVLPPTVVGFYLLVATGPEGLLGRFLSLMGVDRLAFTFPGIVLGSVVFNLPFAVRPFTAAFESVDRRLVEAAWCLGVPRWRTFWKVVLPLSWPGILTGIVLSFAHSLGEFGVVLMVGGNIPGVTRTLSIAIYDEVQALNYAAADRMALALVGFALAVLSLTYLLQRKVVRR, from the coding sequence ATGGACTGGATGGCCGCAGGGGTGACGCTACGGCTGGCCGCGTGGACAACGGGGGTGCTCCTGGTTATTGGACTTCCGCTAGCCTATTGGTTAGCGACAACGCGTTTTCCCGGGCGTGGCGTCATTGAAGCCTTGGTGACGCTTCCATTGGTACTCCCCCCTACCGTGGTTGGTTTTTATTTGCTGGTGGCCACGGGGCCTGAAGGGCTTTTAGGGCGCTTTTTGTCGCTTATGGGTGTAGATCGGCTGGCGTTTACGTTTCCCGGTATTGTGCTGGGTTCTGTGGTGTTCAACTTACCCTTTGCCGTGCGTCCGTTTACAGCAGCCTTTGAGAGCGTTGATCGCCGGCTGGTTGAAGCTGCCTGGTGTCTGGGCGTTCCGCGCTGGCGCACCTTTTGGAAGGTCGTATTGCCCCTTTCCTGGCCAGGGATTCTGACGGGGATTGTGCTCAGCTTTGCCCATAGCTTAGGGGAGTTTGGCGTGGTACTTATGGTTGGCGGCAACATCCCAGGGGTAACGCGCACGCTCTCGATTGCCATTTACGACGAAGTGCAGGCGCTCAATTATGCTGCTGCCGATCGGATGGCCTTGGCGCTTGTGGGTTTTGCGTTAGCTGTGCTTAGCCTAACCTACCTGCTGCAGCGTAAGGTGGTGCGCCGATGA
- the modC gene encoding molybdenum ABC transporter ATP-binding protein, which translates to MTRLEVDIVRRYRTGFAVAAAWSQPVDRFSVTVLFGASGSGKTTLLRCLAGLERPDAGYIRLGGETWYDAATGYHLPPQRRGIGFVFQDYALFPHQTVAQNIAFGLGHLSKAERQRRVEELLALLELEGLADRYPAQLSGGQQQRVALARALAPRPRLLLLDEPLSALDGPTREVLRRKLRRWLATLGIPAVLVTHDWLEASTLGEQVIVLEAGHVLQQGPIEEVFSRPATTQVANIVGIETVVPGEVLHVAGGLAQVAVGSAKLMALAPEAVNSRVYVCIRAEEVTLLAAPPEATSARNRLQGHVVAIESEGALVRVALDVGFPLVALVTPHAREELRLEVGCTVWAVVKATAVHLVPR; encoded by the coding sequence ATGACGCGGCTAGAAGTAGACATTGTTCGGCGATACCGCACAGGGTTCGCTGTCGCTGCGGCCTGGTCGCAGCCAGTAGACCGGTTTTCTGTGACTGTACTGTTTGGTGCTTCAGGGAGCGGAAAAACGACGTTGCTGCGTTGTCTGGCTGGACTAGAGCGTCCAGATGCCGGCTATATCCGACTGGGTGGAGAAACCTGGTATGATGCTGCAACGGGCTATCACCTGCCCCCACAGCGTCGGGGCATAGGGTTTGTGTTTCAGGATTACGCGCTGTTTCCGCATCAGACCGTTGCCCAAAATATTGCTTTTGGGTTAGGTCATCTGTCCAAAGCGGAGCGACAGCGGCGTGTGGAAGAGCTCTTGGCTTTGCTTGAGCTGGAAGGTCTGGCCGATCGCTATCCGGCGCAGCTTTCCGGAGGACAACAACAACGGGTGGCCTTGGCCCGGGCTTTGGCCCCACGTCCACGTCTGTTGTTGCTTGACGAGCCCCTTTCAGCGCTCGATGGTCCTACGCGCGAAGTGCTTCGGCGCAAGCTGCGTCGTTGGCTAGCAACTCTGGGCATCCCCGCAGTGCTAGTTACGCATGACTGGCTAGAGGCCAGTACGTTAGGGGAGCAGGTCATTGTGCTCGAGGCCGGTCACGTGTTGCAGCAAGGGCCGATCGAGGAGGTCTTTTCACGACCAGCAACTACGCAGGTAGCCAATATTGTGGGGATAGAGACCGTAGTGCCTGGTGAGGTGCTGCATGTGGCCGGTGGCCTGGCGCAGGTTGCCGTGGGATCGGCAAAGCTGATGGCTCTAGCGCCTGAAGCGGTGAACAGTCGGGTGTACGTGTGCATTCGGGCAGAAGAAGTTACGCTGCTGGCGGCGCCGCCAGAGGCTACGAGTGCCCGTAATCGTTTACAGGGACATGTGGTAGCTATAGAGTCCGAGGGGGCGCTGGTGCGCGTAGCGCTTGACGTGGGCTTTCCGCTGGTAGCGCTCGTTACTCCCCATGCTCGTGAGGAGCTTCGCCTGGAGGTTGGATGTACAGTCTGGGCTGTGGTTAAAGCCACGGCTGTCCACCTTGTGCCGCGCTAA
- a CDS encoding YceI family protein encodes MRRLWCLWALWVLLGSAGVLAQPVTLPVDSTQSLLQYYGHHPLHGWTGVSRSVQGKLHLDLANPARSTVRLHVPVASFSSGNSNRDSNMLEVVEADRFPEVIFESSAIAVERWEQTATGYEGAWVVNGRLTFHGQTQAVAIPVAVRINNHRFEATGRFSIMLSQFGVRRPKLLLMAIRDRIDLEGTIRAVLPPAAKAGEQSF; translated from the coding sequence ATGCGACGTCTTTGGTGTTTATGGGCCCTATGGGTACTCCTAGGAAGCGCCGGCGTGCTTGCTCAGCCTGTCACGCTGCCTGTCGACAGTACGCAAAGTCTCCTGCAGTACTACGGACACCATCCGCTCCATGGATGGACCGGCGTCAGCCGATCCGTTCAGGGAAAGCTGCACCTCGATCTAGCCAATCCAGCCCGCTCTACGGTCCGCCTTCACGTACCGGTGGCCAGTTTTAGCAGCGGCAATAGCAATCGCGACTCAAACATGCTTGAGGTCGTTGAGGCCGATCGCTTCCCGGAAGTAATCTTTGAATCGTCTGCTATCGCTGTAGAGCGTTGGGAGCAAACCGCCACGGGCTATGAAGGCGCTTGGGTTGTGAACGGTCGTCTAACGTTTCATGGGCAGACGCAAGCGGTGGCCATTCCGGTAGCTGTACGGATCAATAACCATCGCTTCGAAGCTACCGGGCGGTTTTCGATCATGCTCTCCCAGTTTGGCGTCCGCCGACCTAAATTGCTGCTGATGGCTATCCGCGACAGAATCGATCTGGAAGGCACGATTCGGGCGGTATTGCCACCAGCCGCCAAAGCTGGCGAACAATCGTTTTAG
- a CDS encoding ubiquinol-cytochrome c reductase iron-sulfur subunit yields the protein MSKPTSRRVFLQTAGSTLPFVSLFLSLSGCDSYSSMEDDNDTPPPPGSGITIEGNTVFLDLTGSEARKVANPGGFLHIDAADMLVVNVEGTIRAFSSICTHQGCEISSFQNNRFVCFCHGSQFGTDGQVLQGPATRALTAYTVERDGNRVRITKS from the coding sequence ATGAGCAAACCGACCTCACGCCGCGTTTTTTTGCAAACCGCCGGGAGCACGCTCCCCTTTGTTTCCCTCTTTTTGTCTCTGAGCGGATGCGACAGCTACAGTAGCATGGAGGACGACAACGATACCCCTCCCCCTCCAGGCAGCGGTATTACCATTGAAGGAAACACGGTTTTTTTGGATCTGACCGGAAGCGAAGCCCGAAAGGTGGCCAATCCTGGCGGCTTCTTGCATATCGACGCGGCCGATATGCTGGTCGTCAACGTGGAGGGCACCATCCGGGCCTTTAGCAGCATCTGCACCCACCAGGGCTGTGAAATTAGCTCGTTCCAGAACAACCGCTTCGTCTGCTTCTGCCACGGGTCACAGTTTGGCACCGATGGTCAAGTGCTTCAGGGACCAGCAACACGAGCGCTCACAGCGTATACGGTCGAACGGGATGGAAACAGGGTACGCATTACCAAAAGCTAG